From Mus pahari chromosome 20, PAHARI_EIJ_v1.1, whole genome shotgun sequence, the proteins below share one genomic window:
- the Il34 gene encoding interleukin-34 isoform X1 translates to MPWGLAWLYCLGILLDVALGNENLEIWNLTQDKECDLTGYLRGKLQYKNRLQYMKHYFPINYRIAVPYEGVLRVANITRLQKAHVSERELRYLWVLVSLNATESVMEVLLEGHPSWKYLQEVQTLLENVQRSLMDVEIGPHVEAVLSLLSTPGLSLKLVRPKALLDNCFRVMELLYCSCCKQSPILKWQDCELPRLHPHSPGSLMQCKATNVYPLPRQTPTSLPRSPSSSHGPLP, encoded by the exons GTCTTGGAATCCTACTTGATGTGGCTTTGGGAAACGAGAATTTGGAGATATGGAATCTGACCCAAGATAAGGAGTGCGACCTTACAGGCTACCTTCGGGGCAAGCTGCAGTACAAGAACCGGCTTCAGTACATG AAACATTACTTCCCCATCAACTACAGGATTGCTGTGCCTTATGAGGGGGTACTCAGAGTGGCCAACATCACAAGGCTG CAGAAGGCTCACGTGAGTGAGCGAGAGCTTCGGTACCTGTGGGTATTGGTGAGTCTCAATGCCACCGAGTCTGTGATGGAGGTGCTTCTCGAGGGCCACCCGTCCTGGAAGTATCTGCAGGAGGTTCAGACATTGCTGGAGAACGTACAGCGGAGCCTCATG GATGTGGAGATTGGCCCTCACGTGGAAGCTGTGTTATCTCTCCTGAGTACTCCAGGCCTAAGCCTGAAGCTGGTTCGGCCCAAAGCCTTGCTGGACAACTGCTTCCGGGTCATGGAGCTGCTGTACTGCTCTTGCT GTAAACAAAGCCCCATCTTAAAATGGCAGGACTGCGAGCTGCCGAGGCTCCATCCCCACAGTCCAGGGTCCTTGATGCAATGTAAAGCTACAAATGTGTACCCTTTGCCTCGGCAGACCCCCACCTCGCTGCCCAGGTCTCCAAGCTCGAGCCATGGCCCGCTGCCCTGA
- the Il34 gene encoding interleukin-34 isoform X2, whose amino-acid sequence MPWGLAWLYCLGILLDVALGNENLEIWNLTQDKECDLTGYLRGKLQYKNRLQYMKHYFPINYRIAVPYEGVLRVANITRLKAHVSERELRYLWVLVSLNATESVMEVLLEGHPSWKYLQEVQTLLENVQRSLMDVEIGPHVEAVLSLLSTPGLSLKLVRPKALLDNCFRVMELLYCSCCKQSPILKWQDCELPRLHPHSPGSLMQCKATNVYPLPRQTPTSLPRSPSSSHGPLP is encoded by the exons GTCTTGGAATCCTACTTGATGTGGCTTTGGGAAACGAGAATTTGGAGATATGGAATCTGACCCAAGATAAGGAGTGCGACCTTACAGGCTACCTTCGGGGCAAGCTGCAGTACAAGAACCGGCTTCAGTACATG AAACATTACTTCCCCATCAACTACAGGATTGCTGTGCCTTATGAGGGGGTACTCAGAGTGGCCAACATCACAAGGCTG AAGGCTCACGTGAGTGAGCGAGAGCTTCGGTACCTGTGGGTATTGGTGAGTCTCAATGCCACCGAGTCTGTGATGGAGGTGCTTCTCGAGGGCCACCCGTCCTGGAAGTATCTGCAGGAGGTTCAGACATTGCTGGAGAACGTACAGCGGAGCCTCATG GATGTGGAGATTGGCCCTCACGTGGAAGCTGTGTTATCTCTCCTGAGTACTCCAGGCCTAAGCCTGAAGCTGGTTCGGCCCAAAGCCTTGCTGGACAACTGCTTCCGGGTCATGGAGCTGCTGTACTGCTCTTGCT GTAAACAAAGCCCCATCTTAAAATGGCAGGACTGCGAGCTGCCGAGGCTCCATCCCCACAGTCCAGGGTCCTTGATGCAATGTAAAGCTACAAATGTGTACCCTTTGCCTCGGCAGACCCCCACCTCGCTGCCCAGGTCTCCAAGCTCGAGCCATGGCCCGCTGCCCTGA
- the Il34 gene encoding interleukin-34 isoform X3: protein MPWGLAWLYCLGILLDVALGNENLEIWNLTQDKECDLTGYLRGKLQYKNRLQYMQKAHVSERELRYLWVLVSLNATESVMEVLLEGHPSWKYLQEVQTLLENVQRSLMDVEIGPHVEAVLSLLSTPGLSLKLVRPKALLDNCFRVMELLYCSCCKQSPILKWQDCELPRLHPHSPGSLMQCKATNVYPLPRQTPTSLPRSPSSSHGPLP from the exons GTCTTGGAATCCTACTTGATGTGGCTTTGGGAAACGAGAATTTGGAGATATGGAATCTGACCCAAGATAAGGAGTGCGACCTTACAGGCTACCTTCGGGGCAAGCTGCAGTACAAGAACCGGCTTCAGTACATG CAGAAGGCTCACGTGAGTGAGCGAGAGCTTCGGTACCTGTGGGTATTGGTGAGTCTCAATGCCACCGAGTCTGTGATGGAGGTGCTTCTCGAGGGCCACCCGTCCTGGAAGTATCTGCAGGAGGTTCAGACATTGCTGGAGAACGTACAGCGGAGCCTCATG GATGTGGAGATTGGCCCTCACGTGGAAGCTGTGTTATCTCTCCTGAGTACTCCAGGCCTAAGCCTGAAGCTGGTTCGGCCCAAAGCCTTGCTGGACAACTGCTTCCGGGTCATGGAGCTGCTGTACTGCTCTTGCT GTAAACAAAGCCCCATCTTAAAATGGCAGGACTGCGAGCTGCCGAGGCTCCATCCCCACAGTCCAGGGTCCTTGATGCAATGTAAAGCTACAAATGTGTACCCTTTGCCTCGGCAGACCCCCACCTCGCTGCCCAGGTCTCCAAGCTCGAGCCATGGCCCGCTGCCCTGA